Proteins from a single region of Sphingopyxis sp. BSN-002:
- a CDS encoding SH3 domain-containing protein — MTSRQILLGIALMAAVGPAAAQSDVELPYWASINVDEARMRKGPSPDVPVTWEYRRKDLPVKVVARFETWRKIEDPDGTTGWMAARLLSRTRTAIVTGGIQAMRSEPSLSAAVAYRAEPGVVGRITDCKDGWCLFDVKGRKGWIQTDHIWGD, encoded by the coding sequence ATGACCAGCCGCCAGATTCTATTGGGGATAGCGCTGATGGCCGCCGTGGGGCCGGCCGCAGCGCAATCCGATGTCGAACTGCCCTATTGGGCTTCGATCAACGTCGATGAGGCGCGGATGCGTAAGGGCCCGTCGCCCGACGTTCCGGTGACTTGGGAGTATCGGCGCAAGGACCTGCCCGTGAAGGTCGTTGCGCGCTTCGAAACGTGGCGCAAGATCGAGGATCCCGACGGTACGACCGGTTGGATGGCCGCGCGGCTGCTCAGCCGGACGCGAACGGCCATCGTCACCGGCGGCATTCAGGCCATGCGCTCCGAGCCGAGCCTGTCGGCGGCAGTCGCATATCGCGCCGAACCCGGCGTCGTCGGGCGGATCACCGACTGCAAGGACGGCTGGTGCCTGTTCGACGTCAAGGGGCGCAAGGGCTGGATCCAGACCGACCATATCTGGGGCGACTGA